From a single Cryptococcus neoformans var. neoformans B-3501A chromosome 3, whole genome shotgun sequence genomic region:
- a CDS encoding hypothetical protein (HMMPfam hit to Cornichon, Cornichon protein, score: 235.2, E(): 1.2e-67), producing MGGEGWLFLFAVLMAAVLLFTMVFFIIMFSDLECDYINPIDLCNKLNQFVLPEMIAHAFLTLCFLLSGQWLAFLLNAPLVAYNVNKIMSKNHMYDATEIFRTLSGHKKESFIKLGFYLISFFYYLYRMILALISESD from the exons ATGGGTGGTGAAG GCTggcttttcctcttcgcGGTCCTTATGGCCGCTGTGCTCTTGTTCACCATGGTGTTCTTT ATCATCATGTTCTCTGATCTTGAGTGCG ACTACATCAATCCTATCGACCTTTGCAACAAGCTCAACCAA TTCGTCCTTCCTGAAATGATTGCCCACGCTTTCCTTACCCTCtgtttccttctttccggACAATGGCTCgctttcctcctcaacgCTCCATTAGTCGCATACAACGTCAACAA GATTATGAGCAAGAATCACATGTACGACGCCACAGAAATCTTCAGAACTCTTTCTGGTCACAAAAAGGAAAGCTTCATCAAGCTCGGTTTCTACCttatttccttcttctactATCTCTACCG CATGATCCTTGCTTTGATCTCCGAAAGCGACTAA
- a CDS encoding hypothetical protein (HMMPfam hit to CTP_synth_N, CTP synthase N-terminus, score: 616.3, E(): 2.1e-182; HMMPfam hit to GATase, Glutamine amidotransferase class-I, score: 244.9, E(): 1.4e-70): MVKYILVCGGVISGIGKGVIASSTGLILKTAGLKVTSIKIDPYMNIDAGTMAPTEHGEVYVLNDGGETDLDLGNYERYLDVSLNKDNNVTTGKVYQHVIDRERRGDYLGKTVQIVPHLTNAIQDWVERVSKVPVDETGEEPDVCIIELGGTVGDIESMPFIEAMRQFQFRVGHENFALVYVSLIPVVGGEQKTKPTQAGVRDLRGLGLLPDLIACRCTEKLLTATMEKVSMFCHVSPRQVLGVHNVSSTYHVPLLLQEQGMLKFLWERLSLSSINMRPELKARGEKIMEKWQVLTTGLERCFETVEIVLVGKYITLEDSYMSVVKSLEHAAMRCGRKLILHWVDSSDLELTMQTENPIKFHNAWQAVCSARGIIVPGGFGLRGTEGMIAAAKWAREQNIPYLGICLGFQVAVIEWARHVCGLEKANSAELVPDSPHPVICFMPEISKTHMGGTMRLGLRPTIFEPNTEKSKLRRLYGSRNIAWERHRHRYEVEPKYVEQLEAPGGMRFIGKDERGERMQMLELDDHPYFVGLQAHPEFCSRPLNPSPPFVGLIAAACGLDVLEEQLANNEKNYVDPHPESDKVIPESEAATQAGKGKSQSVEGVRVKHEDVVDALGKKLDEVAEI, from the exons ATGGTCAAATACATTCTCGTTTGTGGTGGTGTCATCTC GGGTATTGGCAAGGGTGTCATTG CTTCTAGTACCGGCTTGATCCTTAAGACCGCTGGCTTAAAGGTCACTTCTATCAAGATTGACCCTTATATGAACATTGATGCCGGTACTATGGCCCCTACCGAGCACGGCGAAGTCTACGTCCTCAATGATGGTGGTGAGACCGATCTTGACCTCGGTAACTACGAGCGATACCTCGACGTTTCCCTCAACAAAGACAATAATGTGACTACCGGGAAGGTATACCAGCATGTTATTGACCGTGAG CGACGGGGAGATTACCTGGGAAAAACTGTTCAGATTGTCCCTCATTTGACCAACGCCATCCAGGACTGGGTCGAGCGAGTTTCCAAGGTCCCTGTGGACGAGACCGGAGAGGAGCCTGACGTCTGTATCATCGAG CTCGGTGGTACCGTTGGTGATATTGAATCTATGCCTTTCATCGAGGCCATGCGTCAATTTCAATTCCGAGTCGGCCACGAAAACTTTGCTCTTGTCTACGTCTCCCTCATCCCCGTCGTCGGCGGCGAACAAAAGACAAAGCCTACCCAGGCCGGTGTGAGAGACCTCCGAGGTTTGGGCCTTCTCCCCGACTTAATTGCCTGTCGATGCACAGAGAAGCTTCTTACAGCCACTATGGAGAAAGTCTCCATGTTCTGCCATGTTTCTCCCCGTCAAGTCCTTGGTGTCCACAATGTTTCTTCCACTTACCATGTTCCGCTGCTCCTTCAGGAACAGGGTATGCTGAAGTTCCTTTGGGAGAGGCTCAGTTTGTCTTCCATCAACATGAGGCCTGAGTTGAAGGCCAGGGGTGAGAAGATAATGGAGAAGTGGCAGGTGTTGACTACTGG TTTGGAGAGATGTTTCGAGACTGTGGAGATTGTTTTGGTCGGCAAGTACATTACTTTGGAAGACTCGTACATGAGCGTTGTCAAGTCTCTTGAACACGCTGCTATGCGATGTGGTCGAAAGCTTATCCTTCAC TGGGTTGACTCTTCCGACCTTGAGCTTACTATGCAGACTGAAAACCCTATCAAGTTCCATAACGCCTGGCAAGCTGTTTGCTCCGCTAG GGGTATTATCGTTCCCGGTGGTTTCGGTCTTCGAGGTACCGAGGGTATGATCGCGGCTGCCAAATGGGCGCGTGAACAAAACATTCCCTACCTCGGTATCTGTCTCGGTTTCCAAGTCGCCGTTATCGAATGGGCTCGACACGTCTGCGGTCTCGAGAAGGCCAACTCTGCCGAGCTCGTTCCCGACTCTCCTCACCCTGTCATCTGTTTCATGCCTGAAATCTCCAAGACCCATATGGGCGGAACCATGCGTCTCGGTCTTAGACCGACCATCTTTGAGCCTAACAcggagaagagcaagctTAGGAGGTTGTACGGGAGCAGGAACATTGCTTGGGAGAGGCATAGGCATAGGTACGAGGTTGAGCCGAAGTATGTCGAGCAGCTCGAGGCCCCTGGGGGTATGAGGTTTATTGGTaaggatgaaagaggagagcgaATGCAAATGCTCGAGTTGGATG ATCACCCCTACTTTGTCGGTCTCCAAGCCCACCCTGAGTTCTGCTCTCGACCACTcaacccttctcctcctttcgTTGGTCTCATCGCCGCCGCTTGCGGTCTCGACGTTCTTGAAGAACAACTCGCCAATAACGAGAAGAACTATGTGGATCCTCACCCTGAGAGCGATAAGGTCATCCCTGAGTCAGAGGCGGCTACGCAGGCCGGTAAGGGGAAGAGCCAGTCTGTGGAAGGTGTTAGAGTAAAGCATGAGGATGTGGTGGATGCTTTGGGTAAGAAGTTGGATGAGGTTGCGGAGATCTAG
- a CDS encoding hypothetical protein (HMMPfam hit to HMGL-like, HMGL-like, score: 131.9, E(): 1.4e-36), translating to MPYYAPRPAFRNGLRSATSLLPWNTPAKVHFNSLRISFYSSALMPYSSEKNYPSFVSRPFTFSHRLSSDCSTQVGGGGDSVGMSRLPSPLFAPIPLRHFRSKGLRNFLPRKRLFSSTPTTASLLPPSPAASDAEMMSDSEESEAVRQGKRISKELMTTSSAGGGRYVRIVDVSPRDGLQNLKGKPVPTEVKRELVERLLEAGVRNIEVGSFVRSDWVPQMADTPQLLPLLPPFTGKTLSPPSPVSRSESPFSGRPSSPSIGPLIGEHLPPHAEDVHYPVLVPNMRGLDNLIKLQEEWSSKGLPALTDEIAVFVSATEAFSQANNHAPISKVLDSLPSVINKAKSHRFRVRGYVSCVITCPYSGPTDPNQAVDVAERLLQMGCYEVSMGDTTGEGDPDSWKILWDRMKDRGLDMDKIAAHCHDTFSLALSSILSLVPYGLKTIDSSLAGLGGCPYSPGATGNVPTEDVVYALHKMGYETSIDLDRLVESGNWLAKTLGVRNESRVGRAIWARRQRREEIEGKGAETEDGM from the exons ATGCCCTACTACGCTCCACGACCAGCATTCCGTAACGGACTGAGATCGGCCACATCGCTGTTGCCTTGGAATACACCAGCAAAAGTACACTTCAATAGCCTTCGAATTAGCTTCTACTCTTCAGCCCTAATGCCTTATTCATCCGAAAAGAATTATCCATCCTTTGTCTCCCGACCTTTCACCTTTTCACATCGCCTTTCTTCCGACTGCTCAACACAAGTCGGTGGTGGCGGAGATAGTGTTGGGATGTCTCGCCTACCCTCTCCTCTATTTGCCCCCATACCACTGCGGCATTTCCGAAGCAAGGGTCTCAGGAattttcttcctcgcaaAAGGTTGTTTAGCAGTACTCCGACTACAGCATCCCTCTTACCTCCCTCACCTGCAGCCTCTGACGCTGAGATGATGTCGGATTCTGAAGAATCCGAAGCTGTTCGTCAAGGCAAACGGATTTCCAAAGAATTGATGACAACTTCATCAGCTGGTGGGGGAAGATACGTAAGGATAGTGGACGTAAGTCCGAGGGATGGGTTACAGAATTTAAAAGGCAAACCGGTACCAACAGAAGTAAAGAGGGAGCTTGTGGAGCGTTTGTTGGAAGCAGGGGTGAGAAATATTGAGGTAGGGAGTTTTGTTAGGAGTGACTGGGTACCGCAG ATGGCCGATACACCTCAACTGTTgccacttcttccaccgTTCACAGGCAAAACACTatccccaccatctccagtTTCACGGTCAGAATCCCCCTTCTCTGGTCgaccttcatctccttctatTGGACCGTTGATTGGTGAACATCTACCACCCCATGCCGAAGACGTCCATTACCCAGTTTTAGTACCCAATATGAGAGGGCTTGACAATCTCATCAAGCTACAAGAAGAGTGGAGCAGCAAAGGTTTACCTGCATTAACAGATGAAATTGCCGTTTTTGTATCGGCTACCGAG GCTTTTTCGCAAGCCAATAACCATGCACCAATCTCAAAAGTCCTCGACTCCCTTCCTTCGGTGATTAACAAGGCTAAATCCCACCGATTTAGGGTAAGAGGGTATGTATCTTGCGTGATCACATGTCCGTACTCTGGACCTACAGACCCCAATCAAGCGGTGGACGTAGCTGAGAGATTGTTGCAAATGGGATGCTACGAGGTTAGTATGGGGGATACGACTGGTGAAGGGGATCCGGATAGTTGGAAGATTCTGTGGGATCGGATGAAGGATAGAGGGTTGGATATGGACAAGATTGCT GCACAT TGCCACGACACATTTTCACTCGCCCTTTCTTCCATACTGTCTCTCGTCCCATACGGTCTCAAAACAATCGATTCCTCATTAGCAGGTTTAGGTGGATGTCCTTATTCTCCAGGAGCGACAGGAAACGTTCCGACAGAGGATGTAGTCTACGCGCTGCACAAGATGGGATATGAGACGAGTATAGATCTTGACAGACTTGTTGAAAGTGGGAATTGGTTGGCAAAAACGTTGGGAGTAAGGAATGAAAGTCGAGTAGGGAGAGCAATCTGGGCGAGACGTcagaggagggaggagattgagggGAAAGGAGCTGAGACGGAAGATGGGATGTGA
- a CDS encoding hypothetical protein (Match to ESTs gb|CF186397.1|CF186397, gb|CF192634.1|CF192634, gb|CF192544.1|CF192544; HMMPfam hit to HIT, HIT domain, score: 140.4, E(): 4e-39), with amino-acid sequence MASLASCIFCKIIKGEIPSMKLLETESVFAFMDVGPIARGHCLVIPKQHAATFTELPDEAMVDILPTCKKLAAATGAENYNILQNNGRPAHQVVDHVHFHVIPKPAEAGDKEGLVIGWPTQKDLSKDEISKIFEQMKSRL; translated from the exons ATGGCTTCCCTCGCTTCCTGTATCTTCTGCAAGATCATTAAGG GTGAAATCCCTTC GATGAAGCTTCTGGAAACTGAGTCCGTTTTTGCGTTTATGGACGTTGGACCTATCGCCAGGGGTCACTGTCTCGTTATTCCCAAGC AGCATGCGGCCACTTTTACCGAGCTTCCTGATGAAGCTATGGTTGATATCTTGCCTACCTGCAAGAAGCTCGCTGCTGCTACC GGAGCTGAGAACTACAACATCCTTCAG AACAATGGCCGACCTGCTCATCAAGTTGTCGACCACGTCCATTTCCACGTTATTCCCAAGCCTGCCGAGGCTGGCGACAAGGAAGGTTTGGTCATTGGCTGGCCCA CTCAAAAGGAC CTTTCAAAAGACGAGATTTCCAAGATATTTGAGCAGATGAAGAGCAGGCTCTAA
- a CDS encoding hypothetical protein (HMMPfam hit to WD40, WD domain, G-beta repeat, score: 71.2, E(): 2.8e-18): MDTPGAGPSRQSSSAPAANNKLDPNVKPGTVLLTSDLLSSFQPAKRFKDAVLEPTSTPSGPKTHSVTTLTFDDTGDRLISAGDDNQFILWDARKGKKIKSFYSKKYGIDHVRSTHKTGTILHASTQGGDHAVRYHSTHDNAYLAYFKGHTARVRSIDMSPADDSFVTAGDDGTVRLWDLRANACKGLVNDVGGSAIAAMDNTGVVFAVACSDTQTIMMYATKTADVHPFIHQGLIDIALEDISTPPPKPIFTSLHFSNNGQYLLVGTSSDVHYVLDAIYLTPLRRLVGHVGLERDAQGNKGVEPRRGISGEELCWTADSNWVISGSANGEVVAWDLRPEPGQSQLTRSDVAGGNWHTANPPDWTTLRIPDLKPKVVLHGDGAGSGPTRAVKFNPRYNLMAVGGYDLTLWMPIKDEEARLAAEGW, from the exons ATGGATACTCCTGGCGCCGGTCCTTCGCGTCAATCCAGCTCTGCCCCGGCTGCAAACAACAAACTTGACCCCAACGTGAAGCCTGGCACTGTTCTCCTCACTTCTGACCTTCTC TCCTCTTTCCAACCAGCAAAACGCTTCAAAGACGCCGTTTTGGAACCTACTTCCACACCTTCTGGACCCAAGACGCATAGCGTCACAACTCTTACTTTTGATGATACAGGAGATAGATTGATCAGTGCGGGAGATGATAATCAGTTCATCCTATGGGATGCGAGAAAGGGCAA GAAAATCAAGTCGTTCTATTCTAAAAAGTACGGTATCGATCATGTCCGATCAACTCATAAAACTGGCACTATCCTTCACGCTTCTACACAGGGAGGAGACCACGCAGTGCGATACCACTCGACACATGATAATGCGTATCTTGCGTACTTTAAAGGGCATACTGCGCGTGTACGGTCGATCGATATGTCGCCTGCGGATGACTCATTCGTGACtgctggagatgatggcacGGTTCGGCTATGGGATCTGAGGGCGAATGCGTGTAAAGGGTTGGTGAATGATGTTGGAGGCTCAGCGATAGCTGCGATGGATAATACGGGAGTTGTGTTTGCTGTGGCGTGCTCGGATACACAGACAATCATGATGTATGCCACGAAAACTGCAGATGTG CACCCATTCATCCACCAAGGTCTTATCGATATTGCTCTGGAAGATATATCgactcctcctcccaaacCCATCTTCACTTCATTGCACTTTTCGAACAATGGCCAGTACCTCCTCGTCGGTACATCTTCTGACGTACACTACGTTCTCGATGCAATCTACCTTACTCCTCTCAGACGCCTTGTCGGTCACGTAGGCTTGGAACGCGATGCCCAAGGTAATAAAGGCGTCGAGCCCCGGCGAGGGATCAGCGGTGAAGAGCTTTGTTGGACAGCCGACTCCAACTGGGTGATATCTGGGTCTGCGAACGGGGAAGTGGTCGCGTGGGACCTCCGTCCTGAACCGGGGCAGAGCCAGTTGACGCGGTCGGATGTAGCTGGCGGGAATTGGCATACGGCGAATCCGCCTGATTGGACGACTCTGAGGATACCGGATTTGAAGCCAAAGGTAGTGCTGCATGGGGACGGGGCAGGGTCTGGACCGACCAGGGCGGTCAAGTTTAACCCAAGATATAATTTGATGGCGGTTGGTGGATATGACCTG ACATTGTGGATGCCGATaaaggacgaagaggcgAGGTTGGCCGCCGAGGGGTGGTAG